A single Paraburkholderia sp. D15 DNA region contains:
- a CDS encoding response regulator: MDFPGILVMRVLLVEDNPVLSRSLTDALTGAKLTVDCMHDGESADHVLRTQDYALVILDIGLPKLDGLEVLRRLRARRNAVPVLMLTAHGSVEERVRGLDLGADDYLAKPFALTELEARARALLRRSHGQEPQRAQCGTLQYDSVDRGFTLDGEALALTPRERSVLEVLILRNGRAINKDTLSEKIFGLDESVNADAIEIYVHRLRKKLERSSVGIVTLRGLGYLLEARGA, encoded by the coding sequence ATGGATTTCCCTGGGATTCTGGTCATGCGTGTGCTGCTCGTCGAAGACAATCCGGTTCTTTCCCGCTCGCTGACCGACGCGCTGACAGGCGCGAAACTCACGGTGGATTGCATGCACGACGGCGAATCCGCCGATCACGTGCTGCGCACCCAGGACTACGCGCTGGTGATTCTCGACATCGGCCTGCCCAAACTCGACGGTCTCGAAGTGCTGCGGCGTTTGCGCGCGCGGCGCAACGCCGTGCCGGTATTGATGCTGACCGCGCATGGGTCGGTGGAAGAGCGGGTGCGCGGTCTCGACCTCGGTGCGGACGACTATCTCGCCAAGCCGTTCGCGCTCACCGAACTCGAAGCGCGCGCCCGCGCGCTGCTGCGCCGCAGTCACGGGCAGGAACCGCAGCGCGCGCAGTGTGGCACCTTGCAGTACGACAGCGTGGATCGCGGCTTCACGCTCGACGGCGAAGCGCTCGCGCTCACGCCGCGCGAACGCTCGGTGCTGGAGGTGCTGATCCTGCGCAACGGCCGTGCGATCAACAAAGACACCTTGTCCGAGAAAATCTTCGGGCTCGACGAATCGGTGAACGCCGACGCGATCGAGATCTACGTGCACCGTCTGCGCAAGAAGCTCGAACGCAGTTCGGTCGGCATCGTCACGCTGCGCGGTCTCGGCTATCTGCTGGAGGCGCGCGGCGCATGA
- a CDS encoding sensor histidine kinase — MTQPNLRVRVALWLLLPLLLLLALDAWLTYQRAMNAAHDAFDRTLEFSLRSIRDGIRLRDGAIEVDLPYLALEMFESNGGGNIYYQIREEGGRVVTGYPDLPEPRKLPGEPYSVRFYDDEFRGRPLRVAMLRLPVHDVPSAQTRVVLVRVGETIEPRQALAREILTGSLLQEGLLVVLALGIVWLGVARGLRPLNRLSAKVAARAEDDPMPLDTAGLPSEVTPLVDAINQYIGRTQLMQSSRRRFFNDAAHQLKTPLAVIQAESELALRDIDGGGEPELSAGHRRQGVHLRRLNGAVQQAVRIVQQLLSLSRLDADSGYTVRHAALPLHKLARSVTLDWSPVARSRGIDLGFEQDTRIEVMGQVDLLAELVGNLIDNAIRYAGDGAVITVRIASEGGQALLQVIDNGPGIAVAERDAVFERFYRSEATQAVEGSGLGLSIVREIARVHGALIALSDAPGGGLVVSVLFPQAERMPQASRLHGEPM, encoded by the coding sequence ATGACGCAGCCGAATCTGCGCGTTCGGGTGGCGTTGTGGTTGTTGCTGCCGCTGCTGCTGTTGCTCGCGCTCGACGCGTGGCTCACCTATCAACGCGCGATGAACGCCGCGCACGACGCGTTCGATCGCACGCTGGAGTTTTCGCTGCGCTCGATCCGCGACGGCATCCGCCTGCGCGACGGCGCGATCGAAGTGGATCTGCCGTATCTCGCGCTGGAGATGTTCGAATCGAACGGCGGCGGCAACATCTACTATCAGATTCGCGAGGAGGGCGGGCGCGTGGTAACCGGTTATCCCGATCTGCCGGAACCGCGCAAGCTGCCGGGCGAACCTTATAGCGTGCGCTTCTACGACGACGAGTTTCGCGGCCGGCCGCTGCGCGTCGCGATGCTGAGGCTGCCGGTGCACGACGTGCCGAGCGCGCAGACGCGGGTCGTGCTGGTGCGCGTCGGCGAAACGATCGAGCCGCGTCAGGCGCTCGCGCGCGAGATTCTGACCGGCTCGTTGCTGCAGGAAGGATTGCTGGTGGTGCTGGCGCTCGGCATCGTCTGGCTCGGTGTCGCACGGGGTTTGCGGCCGTTGAACCGCCTGTCGGCGAAAGTGGCGGCGCGTGCCGAGGACGATCCGATGCCGCTCGACACGGCCGGTCTGCCGAGCGAGGTCACGCCGCTGGTCGATGCGATCAATCAGTACATTGGCCGCACGCAGCTGATGCAGTCCTCGCGCAGGCGTTTCTTCAACGACGCCGCGCATCAATTGAAAACGCCGCTGGCGGTGATTCAGGCCGAGTCGGAACTGGCGTTGCGCGATATCGACGGCGGGGGCGAGCCGGAGCTCAGCGCCGGCCATCGCCGGCAAGGCGTGCATCTGCGGCGTCTGAACGGCGCGGTGCAGCAGGCGGTGCGCATCGTGCAGCAGTTGCTGTCGTTGTCGCGGCTCGACGCGGACAGCGGCTACACGGTCAGACACGCCGCGCTGCCGTTGCACAAGCTGGCGCGCAGCGTGACGCTCGACTGGTCGCCGGTGGCGCGCTCGCGCGGCATCGACCTGGGCTTCGAACAGGACACGCGCATCGAGGTGATGGGTCAGGTGGATCTGCTCGCGGAACTGGTGGGCAATCTGATCGACAACGCGATCCGTTATGCGGGCGACGGCGCGGTGATCACCGTGCGTATCGCGAGCGAAGGCGGGCAGGCGTTGCTGCAGGTGATCGATAACGGGCCGGGGATCGCGGTTGCCGAACGCGATGCGGTGTTCGAGCGCTTCTATCGCAGTGAAGCGACGCAGGCGGTGGAAGGCAGCGGGCTCGGTTTGTCGATCGTGCGGGAAATCGCGCGCGTGCATGGCGCGTTGATCGCGTTGAGCGATGCGCCCGGTGGCGGGCTGGTGGTCAGCGTGTTGTTTCCGCAAGCCGAGCGGATGCCGCAAGCTTCGCGCTTGCATGGCGAGCCGATGTGA
- a CDS encoding tetratricopeptide repeat-containing glycosyltransferase family protein: MRVQPNQSIAIAIHPTAALTQYGDDVLKQRISPVHDDAALLKLDTLVANADTHFAAQRMQAAMRAYAEVLVLFPRYAHALHRMGLACVHTGELDRARYFLERALSAAPERAASWEHAGLVAALQNDHATAALYYRRALHAGGDTASLHRNLADSLRIAGKLADALGHYRRALEIEPRLTHAHHPNHAHHAHHAHHSLRAAARLCTQLGLHDEAAGYWLRAWALDSSAAQDGLALVAALIDAQRDNEFADVLARLRVRFAGDAESLKSLAVVLNNHDRFRDALSVARQGLAVDPHHALLHHNAASALSMHGELADALPHSLEAARLLPDNAHLQFHLAGVQLGLGDFAAGWERYRWFYALPGSSRQRVHAPFPEWQGETVAGTRFLLVGEQGRGDEIQCLRFAAWLHRQGATVDVLVSQPVAALASGMSGVRTVFTTLPPGPYDYGCHMLKMPQRMRLECAMLPIAMPYIAVNPRKQRKWHTRLEAIAPRGTNAWRIRIGIVWAGNAAHPLDRFRSLHPDTLKPLFECVDDVAWFSLQKGPQENDMTACTYRHLCMLGPVIHDFADTLAILHSLDLLITVDTSVAHLAGAAGLPVWTLIPAYGEWRWLAGRSDSPWYPSMRLFRAREPGTWAPVIDEVIEALHAWRDAPLRCTPSACPEQVQTTTQDAPLDTLDTLDTLDTLDTLEAPQAPRPPATRATGQAAAKKPAQTLSQTPKPS; this comes from the coding sequence ATGCGCGTGCAACCGAACCAGTCGATCGCCATCGCCATTCATCCCACAGCTGCACTCACGCAGTACGGAGACGACGTGTTGAAACAACGCATTTCTCCCGTTCACGACGATGCAGCGCTACTGAAACTCGACACGCTGGTCGCCAACGCGGACACGCATTTCGCCGCGCAACGCATGCAGGCGGCGATGCGTGCCTACGCGGAGGTGCTGGTCCTGTTCCCGCGCTACGCGCATGCGTTGCATCGCATGGGCCTCGCTTGCGTGCATACCGGCGAGCTCGATCGTGCGCGCTATTTTTTGGAGCGGGCCTTGAGCGCCGCGCCGGAACGCGCCGCGTCATGGGAACACGCGGGCCTCGTCGCCGCGCTGCAAAACGATCACGCGACCGCCGCACTGTATTACCGACGCGCGCTGCATGCAGGCGGCGACACAGCGTCGCTGCATCGCAATCTCGCGGATAGTTTGCGTATCGCGGGGAAGCTTGCGGATGCGCTCGGTCATTACAGGCGAGCGCTCGAAATCGAACCGCGCCTGACCCATGCGCATCACCCCAATCATGCGCACCACGCACATCATGCGCATCACTCGTTACGCGCCGCCGCGCGGCTCTGCACGCAACTTGGCCTGCACGACGAAGCCGCCGGCTACTGGCTGCGTGCATGGGCGCTCGATTCATCCGCGGCGCAAGACGGCCTCGCCCTCGTTGCGGCGCTGATCGACGCGCAACGCGACAACGAATTCGCCGACGTTCTCGCGCGGCTCCGCGTTCGTTTCGCCGGCGACGCCGAGTCGCTGAAATCGCTCGCGGTCGTGCTGAACAATCACGACCGTTTCCGCGACGCGCTCAGCGTCGCGAGACAAGGACTCGCCGTCGATCCCCATCACGCGCTGCTGCATCACAACGCGGCGAGCGCACTCAGCATGCACGGCGAACTCGCCGACGCGTTGCCGCACAGTCTCGAAGCGGCCAGGCTGTTGCCGGATAACGCGCATCTGCAGTTTCATCTGGCTGGCGTACAACTCGGCCTCGGCGATTTCGCAGCGGGCTGGGAGCGGTATCGATGGTTCTACGCGCTGCCCGGTTCGTCTCGCCAGCGTGTGCATGCGCCGTTTCCCGAGTGGCAAGGCGAGACGGTCGCCGGCACCCGCTTCCTGCTCGTCGGCGAACAGGGACGCGGTGATGAGATCCAGTGCCTGCGTTTCGCCGCGTGGTTGCATCGGCAAGGCGCGACGGTCGACGTGCTGGTCAGTCAGCCGGTCGCCGCGCTCGCGTCGGGCATGAGCGGCGTGCGGACCGTCTTCACCACGCTGCCGCCCGGTCCGTACGACTACGGGTGCCACATGCTGAAAATGCCGCAGCGCATGCGACTCGAATGCGCGATGCTGCCCATCGCGATGCCGTACATCGCCGTGAATCCGCGCAAGCAGCGCAAGTGGCACACACGTCTCGAAGCGATCGCGCCGCGCGGCACGAACGCCTGGCGCATACGCATCGGGATTGTCTGGGCCGGCAATGCCGCGCATCCGCTCGATCGTTTTCGCTCGCTGCATCCTGACACGTTGAAACCGCTCTTCGAATGCGTGGACGACGTCGCGTGGTTCTCGCTGCAAAAAGGCCCACAGGAAAACGATATGACGGCTTGCACGTATCGCCATCTGTGCATGCTCGGGCCGGTCATCCACGACTTCGCGGACACGCTCGCGATCCTGCATTCGCTCGATCTGCTGATCACCGTCGACACCTCGGTCGCTCATCTGGCGGGCGCGGCCGGTTTGCCGGTGTGGACGCTGATACCCGCGTACGGCGAATGGCGCTGGCTTGCGGGGCGCAGCGACAGCCCCTGGTATCCGTCGATGCGTCTGTTCCGCGCGCGCGAACCGGGCACGTGGGCGCCGGTGATCGACGAGGTGATCGAAGCGCTTCACGCGTGGCGCGATGCGCCGCTTCGGTGCACGCCGTCCGCATGCCCCGAGCAGGTGCAGACAACAACGCAGGACGCCCCGCTCGATACGCTCGATACGCTCGATACGCTCGATACGCTCGATACGCTTGAGGCGCCTCAAGCGCCGAGGCCGCCAGCAACGCGAGCTACAGGGCAGGCAGCAGCAAAAAAACCGGCGCAAACCCTATCGCAAACACCCAAGCCGTCGTAA
- a CDS encoding ABC transporter substrate-binding protein codes for MHNPFKALAIAIPFAAFAANAAWAAIPSGYPGDYQSTVDGAKKEGKLIVYSVTDTALVRPLIKDFESLYGIKVEYNDMNSTELYNRYISENAASSTSADVLWSSAMDLQVKLVNDGLMASYESPEAKHLPQWAQYQKQAYGTTYEPLAIVYNKRLVPAGEVPQTRADLIKLLQGKPEQFKGKVTTYDIEKSGVGFNYLTQDARVNPQVTWDLVKAMGATGPKLQSSTGAMMERISSGENLIGYNILGSYALTKAKKDPSIGYVYPKDYTLVVSRLVTISKKAQSPNAAKLWVDYLLSQRGQTLLANQAALFSIRSDVDGETSMAGLTRQLGDSLKPIPIGAGLLVYLDQSKRLEFLKQWQQSIKR; via the coding sequence GTGCACAACCCATTCAAGGCGCTCGCCATTGCCATCCCATTCGCCGCGTTCGCGGCAAACGCAGCCTGGGCGGCCATTCCGTCCGGTTACCCGGGCGACTATCAGAGCACCGTCGACGGCGCGAAAAAGGAAGGCAAGCTGATCGTCTACTCGGTCACGGACACCGCGCTGGTGCGCCCGCTCATCAAGGATTTTGAAAGCCTGTACGGCATCAAGGTCGAGTACAACGACATGAACAGCACCGAGCTGTACAACCGCTACATCAGCGAGAACGCGGCGAGCAGCACCAGCGCCGACGTGCTGTGGAGCTCGGCGATGGACCTGCAGGTCAAGCTCGTCAACGACGGTTTGATGGCCTCGTACGAATCGCCCGAAGCGAAGCATCTGCCGCAATGGGCGCAGTATCAGAAGCAGGCCTACGGCACGACCTACGAACCGCTCGCGATCGTCTACAACAAGCGTCTCGTGCCGGCCGGCGAAGTGCCGCAAACGCGCGCCGATCTGATCAAGCTGCTGCAAGGCAAGCCCGAGCAATTCAAGGGCAAGGTCACGACCTACGACATCGAAAAGTCGGGCGTCGGCTTCAACTATCTGACGCAGGACGCGCGCGTGAACCCGCAGGTCACGTGGGATCTCGTGAAGGCGATGGGCGCCACCGGGCCGAAACTGCAGTCGAGCACCGGCGCGATGATGGAGCGCATCTCGTCGGGCGAGAACCTGATCGGCTACAACATCCTCGGCTCGTACGCGCTCACCAAGGCGAAGAAAGATCCGTCGATCGGCTATGTGTACCCGAAGGACTACACGCTGGTGGTGAGCCGTCTCGTGACGATTTCGAAGAAGGCGCAAAGCCCGAATGCCGCGAAGCTGTGGGTCGATTATCTGCTGTCGCAACGCGGCCAGACCTTGCTCGCGAATCAGGCGGCGCTGTTCTCGATCCGCTCGGACGTCGACGGCGAAACCTCGATGGCGGGTCTGACCAGACAGCTCGGCGATTCGCTCAAACCGATTCCGATCGGCGCCGGCCTGCTGGTCTATCTCGACCAGTCCAAGCGGCTCGAATTCCTCAAGCAGTGGCAGCAGTCGATCAAGCGCTAA
- a CDS encoding ANTAR domain-containing protein, whose translation MLRVLLVTDTDKPIGDLRDTLARLGYQMLAGTATPQALHRAVESERPDVIIVDTESPSRDTLEQLAVMNATAPRPVLMFSHDANQQLIRDAVGAGVTAYLVEGLATERLAPILEVALARFAQESQLRERLAHAENELAERKLIDRAKRLLMDQQNLTEHAAYATLRKRAMNQGVKLAEVARAMLASADTSQ comes from the coding sequence ATGCTGCGTGTTCTTCTCGTCACCGATACCGATAAGCCGATAGGCGATCTCCGCGACACCCTTGCCCGCCTCGGCTACCAGATGCTGGCCGGCACGGCGACGCCGCAAGCACTGCATCGCGCGGTGGAAAGCGAGCGGCCCGACGTGATCATCGTCGATACGGAATCGCCGTCGCGCGACACGCTCGAACAACTCGCGGTGATGAACGCGACCGCGCCGCGTCCGGTGCTGATGTTCAGTCACGACGCCAATCAGCAATTGATCCGCGACGCGGTCGGCGCGGGCGTCACCGCGTATCTGGTCGAAGGACTCGCGACCGAACGGCTCGCGCCGATCCTCGAAGTCGCGCTCGCGCGCTTCGCGCAGGAATCGCAATTACGCGAGCGCCTCGCGCATGCCGAAAACGAACTGGCCGAACGCAAGCTGATCGACCGCGCCAAACGTCTGCTGATGGATCAGCAGAACCTCACCGAACACGCCGCCTACGCCACGCTGCGCAAACGCGCGATGAATCAGGGCGTCAAACTCGCCGAGGTCGCCCGTGCGATGCTCGCGTCGGCCGATACGTCCCAATGA
- a CDS encoding iron ABC transporter permease, with product MLSTSATGPRDAATRAADGRSTGTLPRASLQPFAGLLRWLVVAVLTIAVALPLGFILLQSVLSAPFFDAKRTLGLAGFEFIFTDPDFWSALKNSFVIAAGMLFISIPLGGILAFLMVRTDLPGRRWLEPLLLTPVFVSPMVLAFGYVVAAGPVGFYSVWWKELFGTAEAPWTVYSILAITVIVGLTHVPHVYLYSSAALRNLGSDVEEAARVAGARPLRVALDVSLPMTLPALLFAGVLVFFLGFEVFGLPLVLGDPEGHLVLATYLYKLTNKLGVPSYHLMAAVAVCIVAITFPLVLLQRRLLKSANRFVTVKGKAGRQTVLPLGAWRWVALAIVALWLLLTVFVPLSGITLRAFVTHWGEGVPLADVLTLANFTELFEQDNLVRAILNTLGIGVLGGALAVGFYALVAFAGHRRNDWATRLLDYLVLLPRAVPGLLAGLAFLWIFLFVPGLKELKNSMWSIWIAYTVVWLAYGMRLIQSALLQVGPELEEAGRSVGATRSRVSLDVTLPLVRFGLLAAWLLIFMIFEREYSTAVYLLSPGTEVIGALLVSLWATGAVDQVAALSVINIAMVGAGLGVALRFGVKLHG from the coding sequence ATGCTTTCCACTAGCGCAACCGGGCCGCGCGACGCCGCGACGCGCGCGGCCGACGGCCGCTCGACCGGCACGCTGCCGCGCGCTTCGTTGCAACCGTTCGCGGGATTGCTGCGCTGGCTCGTCGTCGCGGTACTGACCATCGCGGTGGCGCTGCCGCTCGGCTTCATCCTGCTTCAAAGCGTGTTGAGCGCGCCGTTCTTCGACGCGAAACGCACGCTCGGCCTCGCCGGTTTCGAATTCATTTTCACCGACCCGGATTTCTGGTCCGCGCTGAAAAACTCGTTCGTGATCGCGGCGGGGATGCTGTTCATTTCGATTCCACTCGGCGGCATTCTCGCGTTCCTGATGGTGCGCACCGACCTGCCCGGGCGCCGCTGGCTCGAACCGCTGCTGCTCACACCCGTGTTCGTGTCGCCGATGGTGCTCGCGTTCGGCTACGTGGTCGCGGCCGGACCGGTCGGCTTCTACTCGGTGTGGTGGAAGGAGCTGTTCGGCACGGCCGAGGCGCCGTGGACCGTCTACTCGATTCTCGCGATCACGGTGATCGTCGGCCTCACGCATGTGCCGCACGTGTACCTGTATTCGTCGGCGGCGCTGCGCAATCTCGGCTCGGACGTGGAGGAAGCGGCGCGCGTGGCCGGCGCGCGGCCGTTGCGCGTCGCGCTCGACGTCAGCCTGCCGATGACCCTGCCCGCGCTGCTGTTCGCCGGCGTGCTGGTGTTCTTCCTCGGCTTCGAGGTGTTCGGCCTGCCGCTCGTGTTGGGCGACCCCGAAGGGCACCTCGTGCTCGCCACGTATCTGTACAAGCTCACCAACAAGCTCGGCGTGCCTTCGTATCACCTGATGGCCGCGGTCGCGGTGTGCATCGTCGCGATCACTTTTCCGCTGGTGCTGCTGCAACGCCGTCTGCTGAAAAGCGCGAACCGCTTCGTCACCGTCAAGGGCAAGGCGGGACGTCAAACCGTGTTGCCGCTCGGCGCGTGGCGCTGGGTCGCGCTCGCGATCGTCGCGCTGTGGCTGCTGCTCACCGTGTTCGTGCCGCTCTCCGGCATCACGCTGCGCGCGTTCGTCACCCACTGGGGCGAAGGCGTGCCTCTCGCCGACGTGCTGACGCTCGCCAACTTCACCGAGCTGTTCGAGCAGGACAACCTGGTGCGCGCGATTCTCAACACGCTCGGCATCGGTGTGTTGGGAGGCGCGCTGGCGGTGGGCTTCTATGCGCTGGTGGCGTTCGCGGGACATCGCCGCAACGACTGGGCGACCCGTCTGCTCGATTACCTCGTGCTGCTGCCGCGCGCGGTGCCGGGCCTGCTCGCCGGTCTCGCGTTCCTGTGGATCTTCCTGTTCGTGCCCGGCCTGAAGGAACTGAAGAACTCGATGTGGAGCATCTGGATCGCGTACACGGTGGTGTGGCTCGCGTATGGCATGCGGCTGATTCAGAGCGCGTTGCTGCAGGTCGGCCCCGAACTCGAGGAAGCGGGACGCAGCGTCGGCGCCACGCGCTCGCGCGTCAGTCTCGACGTGACGCTGCCGCTCGTGCGTTTCGGTCTGCTCGCCGCATGGCTGCTGATCTTCATGATCTTCGAGCGCGAGTACTCGACCGCCGTCTATCTACTCTCGCCCGGCACCGAAGTGATCGGCGCGCTGCTCGTGTCGCTGTGGGCGACCGGCGCGGTCGATCAGGTCGCGGCGCTTTCTGTCATCAACATCGCGATGGTCGGCGCCGGACTCGGCGTCGCGCTGCGCTTCGGAGTGAAATTGCATGGATAA
- a CDS encoding CmpA/NrtA family ABC transporter substrate-binding protein, protein MNSLLPSGAASPALEKTHLRLGFVALADAAPLIAAKLLEFGHAHGLTLELCRQPSWAAVRDKLLSGDLDAAHALYGLVYGVQLGLGGPRTDMAVLMVLNRNGQAITLSKRLAAALAEQRTLPAALATLGRKPVFAQTFPTGTHAMWLYHWLAAQGVDPLRDIDSVAIPPPQMVAALAGDKLDGLCVGEPWNTQAEAEGVGETVAYTSEVWPDHPEKVLACRRDFVDRYPNTARALVQTVLEASRWLDGAGHRDEIARWLARPDYIGIDAALIAARLGGDGGASASASAFARESASASTRLPVRFFDDGAVNYPHPVEGAWFLEQFERWGMIDARTDYHAIAAQINQTQLYREAAARVGVAIPSAEMRRVMPK, encoded by the coding sequence ATGAACTCTCTCCTTCCTTCTGGCGCAGCGTCGCCGGCTCTCGAGAAGACGCATCTGCGGCTCGGTTTCGTCGCGCTTGCCGACGCCGCGCCGCTGATCGCCGCGAAGCTGCTCGAATTCGGCCATGCGCACGGACTGACGCTCGAACTCTGCCGGCAGCCGTCGTGGGCCGCCGTGCGTGACAAACTGCTGTCCGGCGATCTCGACGCGGCCCATGCGCTGTACGGCCTCGTCTACGGCGTGCAACTGGGGCTGGGCGGTCCGCGAACCGACATGGCCGTGCTGATGGTGCTCAACCGCAACGGTCAGGCGATCACCTTATCGAAGCGGCTCGCCGCCGCGCTCGCCGAACAGCGCACGCTGCCGGCAGCCCTCGCTACGCTCGGCCGCAAACCCGTGTTCGCGCAGACCTTCCCGACCGGCACGCATGCGATGTGGCTGTATCACTGGCTCGCCGCGCAGGGCGTGGACCCATTGCGCGATATCGACAGCGTCGCGATTCCGCCGCCGCAAATGGTCGCCGCGCTCGCCGGCGACAAACTCGACGGCCTGTGCGTCGGCGAGCCATGGAATACGCAGGCGGAAGCCGAAGGCGTCGGCGAAACGGTGGCTTATACGAGCGAGGTCTGGCCGGATCATCCGGAGAAAGTGCTGGCGTGCCGGCGCGATTTCGTCGACCGCTATCCGAATACCGCGCGTGCGCTCGTGCAGACCGTGCTCGAAGCGAGCCGCTGGCTCGACGGCGCGGGGCATCGCGACGAGATTGCGCGCTGGCTTGCGCGGCCGGATTACATCGGGATCGATGCGGCGTTGATCGCCGCGCGGCTGGGTGGCGATGGTGGGGCATCCGCGTCCGCGTCTGCATTTGCGCGTGAATCCGCGTCTGCTTCGACTCGACTGCCCGTGCGTTTTTTCGACGACGGCGCGGTGAACTATCCCCACCCTGTCGAAGGTGCGTGGTTCCTCGAACAATTCGAACGCTGGGGCATGATCGACGCGCGCACCGACTATCACGCCATCGCCGCGCAGATCAATCAAACGCAGTTGTATCGCGAAGCCGCCGCGCGCGTGGGCGTTGCGATTCCGTCGGCGGAAATGCGGCGCGTCATGCCGAAGTAG